Below is a window of Paramagnetospirillum magneticum AMB-1 DNA.
CCGAGGGCGATACGTCCGTGGAAATCAAGGGCCACGAGCGAGGCGACGAAATCGGCGAATTGGTTCAGGCGGCGGAAATCTTCCGCGAGCACTCGCTGACCATGAAGCGCATGTCGGAGGAACGGGCGGAACAGCGGCGCCAGGCCGAGGCCGAGCGTCGTTCGACCCTGGCCGGCTTGGCTACCGAGCTGGAGCGGGGCGTCAAGTCGACGGTGGTGACCGTCAGTGAATCCGCCGGACGCATGCGGTCCACTGCAACCGGAATGGCCGGTGCCATCGACAACGCTTCGCAGGAGAGTCAAGCTGTGGCTGCCGCCGCGCAACAGACTTCGTCCAATGTCGAGGCCGTCGCCGCCGCCGCCGAGGAGCTTTCCTCGTCCATTCGCGGCATCGGCAGCCAGGTCGCGGAAAGCACTCAGATCGCCAAGGAGGCGGTGGACGCGGCAAATCGTACCGACGGCGTGGTGCGTGGCCTGTCCGAGGCCGCCGACCGCATCGGCGAAGTGGTGCGCTTGATCAACGATATTGCCGGCCAGACCAATCTGCTGGCGCTCAATGCCACCATCGAGGCGGCCCGTGCCGGCGAGGCAGGCAAGGGGTTTGCCGTGGTGGCCAACGAGGTCAAGCATCTGGCCAGCCAGACCGCCAAGGCCACGGAGGAGATCGGCCAGCAGATCGCCTCGATCCAATCCACTACCGCCGACGCGGTGGGCGCCATCGAGTCCATTGGCAAGACCATCGGCCGCATGGACGAAATCGCCAACGCCATCGCCGAAGCGGTCGAGCAGCAAGGCGCCGCCACTCAGGAAATCGCCCGCAATGTCCACGAGGCGGCCGATGGGGCGCAAGAGGTGTCGCACCACATCTCCTCCATCAGCCGGACCGCGTCGGAGGCCGGCGTGGCGGCTCGCGAGTTGCTGGGCGCCGCCGCCGAGCTGGCTGGCGAATCCGAGACCCTGCGCAATGGCGTGGATCGCTTCCTGGGGGAAGTCAGGGCCATGTAGTTGCCTTGACGGCCCTCAAGGCGTGATGACCGGCGGAAGTGTACCTTCTGCCGGTCGTTCGTTGCAGGATGGTTGTTCATGGCCACGATTCCGTTGATGGAGCCCGTCTACAAGGGCTCGCAGGGACCGGTGTTCTTCGCCGCCGGTTTTCGTCCGTTCTTTCTGTTCGCGGCCATCCAGGCCGCCGTCATGTTGCCGCTCTGGCTTCTGGCCTTTGCCGGACACTTGCCGGTGGCCGCCAACTGGAATCCGGTGGTCTGGCACTCCCATGCCATGGTCTTCGGCCTGGGCGGCGCCGCGGTCGGCGGCTTTCTGCTGACGGCCGTTCCCAACTGGACCAACTCCCACCACGTGTCGGGCAAGCCGCTGATGGCGCTGTTCGCCCTGTGGCTGGGCGGCCGCGCCGCCGTCGCCATGGCCGGAATCTTGCCGCCGGCCCTGGTCGCGGTGGTTGACCTGGGCTATCTGCCGTTGCTGGCCTTTCTGCTGGCCAAGCCGCTGATCCAGGCGGGCAAGTGGCGCAATATCGTCTTTCTGCCCATTCTCGGCGTGCTGTGGCTGGCGGGGATGTGCGCCCATATCGAGGCCCTGACCGGCAAGGCCGTCGGCCTCAAGGGCGTCACGCTGGGCATCTTCGTTCTGTTGCTGATGATTGCCATCGTGGGCGGGCGGATCATTCCCTCCTTCACCCAGAACTGGCTGCGCATGCAGGGCCGCCCGGTGGAGGTGGCTCCGGTGGGCTGGATCGAAAGCGGTGGGGCAGGGGCGATTGTCGCCCTGGCGGGTCTTGCCCAGGTCCTGGCGCCTTCGTCGCCGGTGGCCGGGGCGCTGCTGCTGCTGGCGGCCGTGGTGCATGCCTGGCGGCTGTCGGGTTGGCACGGGCTCAAGACCCTCTCCAGCCCCATCCTGGTGGTGCTGCATGTGGGCTATGCCTGGATGGTTCTGGGATTCGCCCTGCTGGGCCTTTCGGCCTTCATCGAGGCGCTGCCGCCCTCGGCGGCGCTGCATGCGCTGACTGCCGGCTCCATCGCCACAATGATCATCGCGGTCATGAGCCGCGCCGCCCTGGGCCATGCCGGTCATCCCCTGGTGGTGGCCAAGGCAACTGTCTGGGCCTACGGCCTGATCTCGGCCGGTGCGCTGCTGCGCGTGGTGGCCCCGGTGATTCCGGATGGCATGATGGCCCTGACCATGGCCGGCGGATCACTGTGGACCCTTGGCTGGATTCTCTATGTCGTGGTCTATTTTCCCATCTGTACCAAGCCACGCGCCGACGGTCGGCCGGGCTGAGGCGAGGGGAGGCATGGCGGATTGATCGTCCTCTTTACCGACTTTGGTGGCCATGGCCCCTATCTCGGGCAGATGGAGGTGGTTATCCGTCAGATCCTGCCATCCGAGCCGGTGGTCAATCTGGTGGCCGACGCACCGCGCTTCGATCCCAAGGCATCGGCCTATCTGCTGGCGGCCCTGGCTGCCAATATTCCCCGTCAATCCGTAGTATTGGCGGTGGTCGACCCCGGTGTGGGCGGCGAGCGGAGGCCGCTGGTGGTCGAGGCTGACGGCGTAACGTTCGTTGGCCCCGACAACGGCCTGTTCGAGCCGCTGGTGCGCCGAGCCAGGACAGTGCGGACCTGGGAAATCGTCTGGCGCCCGGATATTCTCTCGCCGAGCTTCCATGGTCGTGATCTGTTCGCCCCC
It encodes the following:
- a CDS encoding methyl-accepting chemotaxis protein, producing the protein MSISNWRFRAKIFLIVVLSLLGMGAIVAVNLANLHNELMAARKIKTQHVVETAHSLIGHYVKLSQSGQMSTDAAQAAAIEAIKTMRYAGTEYFWINSLAGKMVVHPIRPDMLGKDLMGLKDPAGKLFFEAMIDVVKKDKAGFVDYLWPKPGLDQPVPKVSYVKGIEEWGWLVGSGIYVDDVDSAFRAEVMNLGGIVTGVVLLVLLVSWWIGKNVVDGMRNATGGIRKLAEGDTSVEIKGHERGDEIGELVQAAEIFREHSLTMKRMSEERAEQRRQAEAERRSTLAGLATELERGVKSTVVTVSESAGRMRSTATGMAGAIDNASQESQAVAAAAQQTSSNVEAVAAAAEELSSSIRGIGSQVAESTQIAKEAVDAANRTDGVVRGLSEAADRIGEVVRLINDIAGQTNLLALNATIEAARAGEAGKGFAVVANEVKHLASQTAKATEEIGQQIASIQSTTADAVGAIESIGKTIGRMDEIANAIAEAVEQQGAATQEIARNVHEAADGAQEVSHHISSISRTASEAGVAARELLGAAAELAGESETLRNGVDRFLGEVRAM
- a CDS encoding NnrS family protein, with amino-acid sequence MATIPLMEPVYKGSQGPVFFAAGFRPFFLFAAIQAAVMLPLWLLAFAGHLPVAANWNPVVWHSHAMVFGLGGAAVGGFLLTAVPNWTNSHHVSGKPLMALFALWLGGRAAVAMAGILPPALVAVVDLGYLPLLAFLLAKPLIQAGKWRNIVFLPILGVLWLAGMCAHIEALTGKAVGLKGVTLGIFVLLLMIAIVGGRIIPSFTQNWLRMQGRPVEVAPVGWIESGGAGAIVALAGLAQVLAPSSPVAGALLLLAAVVHAWRLSGWHGLKTLSSPILVVLHVGYAWMVLGFALLGLSAFIEALPPSAALHALTAGSIATMIIAVMSRAALGHAGHPLVVAKATVWAYGLISAGALLRVVAPVIPDGMMALTMAGGSLWTLGWILYVVVYFPICTKPRADGRPG
- a CDS encoding SAM hydrolase/SAM-dependent halogenase family protein, whose translation is MIVLFTDFGGHGPYLGQMEVVIRQILPSEPVVNLVADAPRFDPKASAYLLAALAANIPRQSVVLAVVDPGVGGERRPLVVEADGVTFVGPDNGLFEPLVRRARTVRTWEIVWRPDILSPSFHGRDLFAPIAARLAAGLCPEDVGCRLVDVPRRPDWPDDLAAIIYHDHYGNAWTGIRASVLGADVILRAGGRAFHRARTFSDVPPGDAFWYENSSGLAEFAVNGGVAAEIAALAIGSDVTK